In one window of Desulforhabdus amnigena DNA:
- a CDS encoding NFACT RNA binding domain-containing protein encodes MQNMEKNFKPRGPQVHEYELPGGWVVMAGKTDEDNDRLSIKVAKPDDWWFHVRGMPGSHVILRAKPGEEPDRETLKRAAAIAAYHSKARAGGVVAVSCTRARYVTKPAGAKPGMVQIRRETLIKVRPGLPEGGQSMDAE; translated from the coding sequence ATGCAGAATATGGAAAAAAATTTCAAACCCAGGGGACCTCAGGTTCATGAGTATGAACTCCCCGGAGGTTGGGTTGTGATGGCTGGAAAAACCGATGAGGACAACGACCGGCTGAGCATCAAAGTTGCCAAACCTGACGATTGGTGGTTTCATGTGCGCGGTATGCCTGGAAGCCATGTGATCCTGAGGGCAAAGCCCGGAGAGGAGCCGGACCGGGAGACACTCAAGAGGGCTGCCGCCATTGCAGCGTATCACAGTAAGGCGCGCGCGGGGGGAGTTGTGGCCGTTTCCTGCACGCGGGCCCGCTATGTCACCAAGCCGGCGGGAGCCAAGCCGGGGATGGTGCAGATCCGCAGGGAGACCCTCATCAAAGTCAGGCCGGGCTTGCCTGAAGGCGGGCAATCTATGGATGCGGAATGA